The sequence CAGCTcgtggattgggccccacaggccGGTGGCTCGCATGTGTTCCACATTCACCATCTCCTTCACCGAATCCAGGTGGCCCATGATGGGGTAGCCAGCGTGCATCCAGCCTGGAGGGAAGACATGGGGAGTGCTCACCCAAACACCAAACTCTCAGACACGCTAATGGCGCATTTGATCACTATGGATGCTGTTTTACTAAATTATGACTAAGTAATTCCTACCCATTTCCATAGGGCCTTTCCTCTAGCTGAGGAATAAGGCCCTCAGTGCCTTagttatctgagcacctcaccatcgCTAATGTTTTTATCTGCACCatacccctgtgaggcagggctgggctgttaaccccattgtacagatgggaaccAAGGCTCAGAAGGCTaagagtatgtctgcactgcaataccGCTGCAGCTCGTGCAAGTGCCCCCGAGCTAGCTATGATCTACCTAGCGCAGGTACCGGCACTGTGAGGCTGCACCACCCTGGGCTTCAGTGCGGGCTGCACAAGCCAGCCCTTCGCCCTGGATTATTACTCACACAGGTAACCCACGCTAATGTCTGTGCTGCCGCAGCTACACTGCTCCAGTACCTGAGCTAGGTAGATGAACGACAGCTTGGGTAGGTCTGCataagctgcaatcacacccggTGGATGcagtctaagtgacttgcctaaagtcacacaggaaggctgtggcagagtAGGGAGACCCACGTTCAGTTCCTGAGTGCCCTGGAAAATGCATCTTCCTGAAGGGTCCCGAAGCACTTCACAAACCACATACACTATCTACATCTGCATTTCAAGAATCACTTCGCCTGTCACACAGTGTCCCCTCTCGGGAGGAGCACAGGAGCTGTTCAACAGCCCCCAACAACATTTTGCAAGAGCTCAAGAAAAAGAGGCAAAACATTAGTCCATTAGAAATCCCTGAGGAATTTTAAGTCGTCAGAATGTGATCACCCTAACTGGCAGCCGCCCAAGATAACAGAAGTTAACACTAAGGTTtacaacaaaatatttccatgtcACTTAACCAGGGGTCAGGAGTTTAGCGTTTGAGCACAGACCTTGTGCTGACTCTCTGCATGGTGAAGAATTTCACCCAAAGtgctgctctgaaaagtgacagtaAAAACAGCCTCCTGAGGCTCCATATTTCAAATCTAAGTGACTCTAGATCAGATGTGctctgtttacaagtaaaaatgtGCTCTGTTTTTTTCCAGATGCCAATATTGCAACTCGTCCTGGActcagagtcaagctgggtttgTTCCTTCTTTTCCATCGTCACCAGCAATAAAGGTTCTACAGTTTAAATTCTTCCCTCAGTGACCCCGCTGAATCTTATTTTCAGTAGCTTTGCATAGGTGTAACTACAGAGCCCTATCGCTGAAATTTAATCAACAATTCTGTAGCTGAGACAGATGGaggatgtaatcaggaaggccaaagcacaactggagttgcagatAGCAAGGGATGTGacgggtaacaagaagggtttctacgggtatgttagcaacaagaagaaggtcagagaaagtgtgggacccttactgaatgggggaggcaacctagtgacagatgatgtggaaaaagctgacgtactcaatgctttttttgcctcagtcttcacagacaaggtcagctccgagactgctgcactgggcagcacagtattgggaggaggtgagcagccctcagtggtgaaagaacaggttaaggactatttagaaaagccagacatgcataagtccatggggccaagggtgctgagagagttggctgatgtgattgcagagccattggccattatctatGAAAACTCCTGACGATTGGGAGAGGTCCCAGACGattagaaaaaggctaatgtagggcccatctttaaaaaagagaagaaggagaatctggggaactacagaccggtcagcctcacctcagtccccagaaaaatcatggagcatgtcctcaaggaatccattttgaagcacttagaggagaggaaggtgatcaggaatagtcaacatggattcagcaagggcaagtcatgcctgaccaacctaattgccttctataatgagacagctggctctgtggatatggggaaagtggtggatgtgatatagcttgactttagcaaagcttttgatacagtctcccacagtattcttgccagcaagttgaagaagtatgaattggatgaacggactataaggtggatagaaagctggctagatcgtcaggctgaacaggtagtgatcaatggctctatgtctagttggcagccagtatcaagcggagagccacagggatcagtcctagggccagttttgttcaacatcttaattaattatctgtatgatgggatggattgcaccctcagcaagttcgtggatgacactaaactggggggagtggtagatacgctggagggtagggataggattcagagtgacctaaacaaattggatgattgggctaaaagaaatctgatgagattcaacaaggacaactgcagagtcctgcactgaagacggaagaatcccatgcaccactacaggctggggactgactggctaagcagcagttctgcagaaaaggacctggggattacagtggatgagaagctggatatgagtcaacagtgtgcccttgttgccaagaagactaatggcatattgggctgcattagtaggagtattgccaggagattgagggaagtgattattcccctctattcggcagtggtgaggccacatctggagtactgtatccagttttggggcccccactacagaaaggatgtggacaaattggaaagagtccagcagagggcaatgaaaatgattagggggctggagtacatgatttatgaggagaggctgagggaactgagcttatttagtctgcataagagaagagtgaggggggatttgatagctgctttcaactacctgaaggggggttccaaagaggatggagctcggctgttctcagtggcggcagatgacagaacaaggagcagtggtctcaagttgcagtgcaggaggtttaggttggatattaggaaaaattatttcactaggagggtggtgaagcactggaatgggttacctagggaggtggtggaatctccatccttagaagtttttaaggcctgtcttgacaaagccctggctgggatgatttagttggggttggtcctgctttgagcagggggtgggactagatgacctcctgaggtctcttccaaccctaatcttctgtgattctatggacACCCTTAAGGACACAGAGAAGCACCATGAGGGACTAGAAACATTCAGCTCTATGCGGGTTGCATGTTTATTTGACCCATTGCATTTGTCTGAAGTTTCAGTTTAACAAAAAAGCCTTGAATGAATTAAAGTTGCTGCCTAAAGCCCTTCTTTTGGAAACCCTGCTAGGACCATGCGGCCATACACCCACCAGCTGAGATCTGGACGTCTGTTACAATCCTCTCTGGCCTTGGGAACTTCGCTGGTGCTGCTGCCAACTCAGCTATAGCCAGCATGATCTGGTCCCAGAGGGTCAGAAGAGGCTCTGGGTTCTCTATATGGCGGATGTTGTCAGCAGGCACAGTCAGGATAATGTTCTCAGTAGCTAGTTCGGCCCAGGGAGCAGGGTAGTGCCGGATGCTGGCCAGCCACTGGCATTTACAGGTCTCTCCTGTAGCAACATGGAAAACACATTAAATGTACCCCAGTCTCTCAGTTACACACTCTGAGTGTTGGCTGAAAATATGTGACTTCATCATGAATTCCTCTCAGGAATAATAGTACTTGGCATTTATAGAGCACTTCATATTTTTTAAGTGCTGGATGGGCATTAATAAGTTAATCCTCACAGCATTCCTAGGAACTCTCACTGTCCCCCCAGTAGTGTCcacctggggaactgaggcacagagattaagtgacttgcccatggccaCACAGTAAGGCTATGGCAGAGCCAAGGACAGTACTCAATTCGCCAATTTCTCAGCCCATTGCCTTAAGCACTAGATCCTTCCTCATTTCACTGCTGAGCCTCCTGTCTAGTTATTATGTAAAGATAGGAGATGAGGTCCCCCCCATACATCCAAACTTAGTCATGCTATTTAAGTACGTTATGGGAAAATCAAGTCCATGGCTTGTGAAAAGTGGGTCCCAAATTCACTtcattcctcccccccaaaaaacaaacaaaaccaaatcaaTACAGGATGATTCACAGGGGACACCTGAGTTGCTGTCCACATTTCTCTAAGTGACTTCTCCTCCACCGAGTGAGATCAGCAGGCATCAAATAGCAACACACTGGTTTTGTTTGGACTGATGGAGGAAAAAGAAATTTCATAAACCAATAAAGAGAAGACTGATGGGAAATGCAGCAAGCACATCAAAGGGGCGGTTGTCGATTTCTATTGTAGTGACAGGAAATGGCCACACAGGGGCAGCAGAGGAAAAGGGGGAAGATTGAGAAAAGGGCTGGTGGAAATCTTTCAAAAGGGCAATAAAAAGTTGACAGTTTTCAGCAAAAaagatggtttaaaaaacaaaaaagaaagaaaacagtccCAGTTTGTCATTTTTGTGCCAATTCTGATTTTAACCATTTGGACTCTGGTTATATTTAATGCTGCACATTTTGGCTTGGGTGCCCACACGCACCACAttgagaggggaaaggccccaagGGATGAACACCTACCCAGTCTGAAGTAGGGAACCTTGACTGCCCCTTCCACAGTGATGGGCACTTTGCCCAGCTGGCTTCCCCCTGGCACGAGGATGTAAATGATGCCGCCCCAGAGGCAGGAGACTGACTGCTTCTGGCAGCTGACCTGGCACTTGCGTATCACCATGGGGGCCCGTTTCAGCTCCTTCGCAGTGGTGAGGTCATCAGAGTGACACCCGATCTGCACCTGGGGCACATAAGGGCGGGAAGAGCAGGGTCAAGCGCTCCAGGCTCCAGattgcagccccaccccctctgccttAGGGCCTGTCTGCACTGGAGCACACACAGCTGCGGGGCACTGATTGCAATCCAGCCCTGTCGCAATTGCTGTCTGACTGCTGCATGTGAAACAAGAGTTCATAAAGCTCAGTGCAGCTCATAACAGGGAAGCTGTACCCCTCACAAAGCCATCTACAGCCCTAGCATtaaggtcctcaaaggtatttaggtggcttgactgatttcactgggagtttggcacctttgaggacctgggctgGAATGCCTCCCTCATTAGCAGTCTCAGCACAGGGGCCATGGATTGACAGGGCCACAGTGGCTGAACTCCCCCGTACCCTTAGAGGTGTCCCTTGAGAGCAAAGAGGAAGCAAACTGGAGAAAATACAATGTGTGGGTGAGATGCTGACTCAGCTGTTGCCTCTGGCATCCCTAGTTAGGGAGaaattcagtctccagggctcaTTGCACCAGCATGTGAGTCCTGTAAGGTAACACAGGGATGTCTGCAGCTTATTATTGCACAAGGTCCTGCTGCAGTGTCAGCGGCTGCCTggtcccctccccaccttcccttGCTTCCCTGCACTGCTACAATGAAGCAGAGATAGCGTGGAGAGCACATCACCTTGGGGAGCAGTGAGAGCTGTGAAATAATCCAACCAACAAAGCAAAATGGGGAGGCATAGAACAGTCAAGAGAGGGCAGAGGAAATTgtgaggaatttttaaaaatttaatggCATGAAACAGCCACAAGGTGGCAGCAGAGGATAAGGAATGAGAAAGGAGCAGGCCTAGGCATAATACAGACTGATCCTTGAGAACAGTTTCAACTCATCTCGCCGATATGGGTACCTCACAAATGTATCCATGTATAAAGGCCAGCCGGGTTAACAGAAATTACCTGCAGACCAGCACTGGTCGCCATGCAAGGAAACGTTAACACTGCTGTGTTCCCATCAGGTAGGTAAAGTCCTGTACTCATCCATGCTGTCCCACCTGTAGGGAATCACAGAAGATAGGTCTGAATACACAGCACTTAGGCTCAGGTCTTCAAAGGCATGCAGGCACCTAATTCCCAGTGAAaataatgggagttaggcacctaaataccttgaggACTGAGGCCTTACTCAGCACTCCTGGCCCCTGCCCATTTCCATGCTTAAAGTAATGCAGTTTTGAGTTGCCAGAGTGCGAAGAAATAATCTGATGTTTTTCTTGCTCAGAACTCTCAGAATTGGCCTGTGTGTTACTAGACTTGCTGACAATGTGCTGCTTGACTGAAAGCATGAGAAATTTTAGCATAAGGGGCTTTTTCCCCCTAGCCCTAACTAAAGCATGAGTACCCTGACATTTCACTATAGTGAGACTTGTTTCTAGACAGCCACCCTAGGGAGTTGCAAACATCAGCTGCCCAGCAGAGACTGTAAAGCTGTGATAAGCAGCTGAGTTCAGAGCTCTTTATACTGCCCAAGCAGAAACCCTCCCTTAACTTGGAGTTAAGGTTGATCAAGTGTATTTCAGCACAATTACTAAGTGCCAGGTTGTCGAGCCCCTCCTCGACTGAAGGTCATTGGACTACCTGTGTGAGTAAGTGTGCAACAGTGTGAATAAAGACTCCACATCCAGCCCAAAAAAAAGTCTATCACCAACTAAGCCACCACTCACACCCCTTACATCATACACTCACAGACTGCAACTCCACAACACTGTCACTTCTAACATGGAACCACTCCCAGCGCACACATGCAGTGCCCCACAATCACAAGCAAATGTACAAGCTTGACACCAACCCATCCGATTGGCGGAAATAGCCTGTGTTATATGTGTTATTGGCACATGGGGAAGTATGAGTTTTGGTGTGATAGTGCAATCTcaacaggggtgtgtgtgtgtgtgacacgtTTTCCATGTAATTCTACATGGGGAAGGTGGAAAGactgctcctctcacctgtatTTGTGCCATCGATTTCCAGGGTGATAGGGCAGCTGGATGGGAGCGTGCAGACCCCATCAGTGGGTTTCTGAACCAGGACAGCACAGTCCGTCATGGTCTGGGACAGCTGTGTTGCCAGGCACAGCAGGGCTGCCTCCTTGGAGTTGCTCTTGATTGGGTTCTTCCTGCTGACCTGCGGGATCCCGCCTCTGCGCAGCACTTTGAGCAGGATGCGGTGGAGTGAGGAGTACGCCGGACAGTCTTCAGCTGGGATCCTCAGGAAGGCAGAACAGTCCTGCCCTAGCCTATGCAGCCAGTCTGCCAGGGGGGCTCCGAGTGCCTCCTTCTTTTCCACATGCCTCTGGAAGAGGGAGAGTGCCTGACGGAAGTGGTAGTGATGGAGAAGCTCCCCCGGGAGCAGCGCTGGGTATTTATCTGCCTTGAGGTTCATGCCCAGGATGCTGATCCCAAAGCGGTTGAGGATTTTGTTGCCAGGGTATCCGGCAACGGCAGCTTGGCCTTGATTCTGGGAGGCCCAGTACCAGGCCTGCCCCCCAATCAGCAGCCCTCCCCCCTCCGCCACAAAGGCCTGGATCTTCTCCGCCTCTTGGTCGCTGTGAGAAGGGCAGCAGTAGACGCTCATGTCGCTCGCCAGCGACGATACCCGATACTTCCGGCCCTCCTGGGACAGCAAGGAACACAGCCCCTTCAGGTGGGCAGCAACCccaaccagcccctgcctcccagcGTCCAGCCAGCGTACAGCATTGAGCAGGAACCCTACCAGCTTCGGGGCACACAGCTGGCCCTCATGAGATGCCACCACCACCCGGCCCCGGCCATAGCGCGCTGCAGCAAGGAAGCAGCAGTGGGAGCTGTCCAGGCCGAGCGGGAAGGCCAGCACCCCATGCACCAGCAGGGGGGAGGGCACCCCACCCGTCACTATATCCAGTTCCGACACACCATTGAGGAGAAGCTCTACATCCTGGCTGAGATTAGCCCCGTGCCTGCAAAATCAAGAGGCATCCCTGTTTAGGCCCAATCCCAACATCCTTTATACAATCACAGAATCATGAGGGATGCTAGGGGCACCCAACAGGCCACCCCTAGcccatctcctcccctgcccacgCTCTATGGTGCTGCCCTCACAATGTTATAGGGAGTCTGGTGCCAGGTGGAGTTTTTCTGAACTCCCCAGTTGCTGCAGTCTCAGCCTTCGTTTTTAAAGAGTCCATTTATAGCCTGCAGAGTTGAGCTTGAAAACGTGTCCCAGCTGTGATCTAGAGGCTCCGAACCCAGGAgaccaaagaaaaagaacccaaccTTTAGTCTGTGTTTTGGGTTGTTTTAACTCTGATTTCTAAGCCAATCTCCActggcctgactcatgatttttgaaccccTGGCGCTGGCAAAACCATGAGGCCTAGCATGCCTAAGCCACCTCAGAAACGCATCCTCTAGTCAAGCCTGAAAGATTTGCCAGTGCCTTTTCCTTAACTATCCCACTGCTACTGCTCAGAAGAGAGGACtgcctctgtctgtgtgtgtatatatagaatcTCAGTGACTCAATCTGAAACAAGTCTCTGATCTCTGTAAAGCGTAGCCACCCTTTTCCTATCCATTAACCTCTGCTTCCCAATGCTCCTATTTCGCTTCACTCATACTTCTCATTttaccctctgctgcccctgcaTGGCTCTTGCTGTTAAAGCCGTGTCGAGTGCTTTCGTTTTATTTCCCCCTTTGCTGTATCATTTTACCAAACTTCATTTTCCCTTTGTCACTTGTGATGAATCTGCTGCTATTTGGAACGTCTGAATTTTCCACCCAAACGAAAAAACCAACCGCTTGACAGAGCGTGAGAATAAATAACACCCATGTGTCCATAGGGCAGGAATTAAAAACCCTGGGCTCCTCATTTGATTTCTTCTCCCAGCTTCTTTGCCACACAGGACCCCAATCCCTGTGGCATGTTGGTGGCCTTAAAGCTCAGTTTTATTTGCTATGGGTGAAATTTATTCATATGCCGGGGGCCAGAACAAGGTTAATGCACCTTTTAAGCCCCTCTTAAACTCTCAAAATAGGGTGAATTCCCCCCTAAGTAAAAATTCCCAAAGCACAATCATCTCCATATAACTTTCCTGAAAGGAAAATCTCACCTCCAGTGCCCTGCAGGTGAGAACATGACAATCAATCAGCAACTTGTAATAAGTAACTTAATTACATTAATTTGTAGTTGTGTCCTGAGTACTTTTCTGCATCCTACGGCAAAGATTCTCTTTACCTTTGTAGGAAAACAAACCCAGCATCTAAAGAGCAACAAAACCAGTCATGCAGCTGGAAGAGAGAAATGGAGTTTCATTAACAGTgctagggaaggggaagggactgGGGCAACAAAAATCTGTGGGGAAAATTTTCTTACAACAGCTGTGGATTTAACTACATGAAATGAAGTGGCCACATAGTGAAAGCAAAGCAACAGTTGTGGTCATTAAAGACCCCATTGCACTTTGTGTAAGTCAGAAGCCCAGATTCTGAACTGGGCCAGGCACAacttgggagtgggggcaggaagaagatGGCTGGGCATGGCCTGGATTCTGGGGCCAGCTGCGAGCTTGTCTGGTTTCTGGTGTGAGCCCAAAGCTTTACACCGATTGTTCTTGGCCTGATGCAGTCTGCCGGGCTCCACCCACAAAACAGCTGCATTTCATGTATCATCACAACACATAAAGGCTCCATCCAACTCCTGCCAGAGCCAATAGGAgacttcccactgacttcagtgagaggcGATTGGGACTCCGAAAGTATGGTGCGTTATCCAAGTAACATAAGGAATACTCGGTGTGTTTTCTAAAGCACATTCATTAATTAgacttttttaaatatagaagcatagaaatgaagggctggaagggacctccaggggTCATCTAAAGGCAGGACCATCTAGACCAGTGATACTTAGACCTCaggggttcaggagccaaattagtgatcaacttTACCCCAAACAGCCACAGTAGCGTGAATTCATTGTATCACTTACTGTAGGACTATTCATATGTAAACAGTATGATGGGGAAATATTTGTATATgaatattattctcacagcaaagaaGTTAATAACTTCATACAAGTTTATAACTTAATTGGTTGAAAACAttgtaaaagcatcctgactggttaataacttagactagttaataattaaatcacaaggttgtaatatcatgtgctgcaaagaacctcaggagacacattaaagagccacttgagGCTCGCCAGCTGCAGTCTGAGTGTcactgacctagaccatccctgacaggcgtttgtccagcctgttcttaaaaacttccagtgatggggattccacaacctcccttggaagcctattccagagcttaactatccttagagttgGAAAGTTGTTTCCTA is a genomic window of Natator depressus isolate rNatDep1 chromosome 1, rNatDep2.hap1, whole genome shotgun sequence containing:
- the LOC141975207 gene encoding TRPM8 channel-associated factor 2-like, which encodes MKPAATYELLVDGVGQWDFTGDFVPCELLLTGDAAFPVLVSPEKQVLIAVSHYGKGRMVVVSHEEILKNPNFSRFLRNAVDWLRPFPEVQVGVQRSLDPLSQLLLRSSTKVQPGVGLSASLGVYCTDAYDDARAEELIQFVKGGGGLLIGGQAWYWASQHGVEKVLFEFPGNRVTSVAGVYFTGNTVQPGIFKVSGKIPKIPLIVPHGANLSQDVELLLNGVSELDIVTGGVPSPLLVHGVLAFPLGLDSSHCCFLAAARYGRGRVVVASHEGQLCAPKLVGFLLNAVRWLDAGRQGLVGVAAHLKGLCSLLSQEGRKYRVSSLASDMSVYCCPSHSDQEAEKIQAFVAEGGGLLIGGQAWYWASQNQGQAAVAGYPGNKILNRFGISILGMNLKADKYPALLPGELLHHYHFRQALSLFQRHVEKKEALGAPLADWLHRLGQDCSAFLRIPAEDCPAYSSLHRILLKVLRRGGIPQVSRKNPIKSNSKEAALLCLATQLSQTMTDCAVLVQKPTDGVCTLPSSCPITLEIDGTNTGGTAWMSTGLYLPDGNTAVLTFPCMATSAGLQVQIGCHSDDLTTAKELKRAPMVIRKCQVSCQKQSVSCLWGGIIYILVPGGSQLGKVPITVEGAVKVPYFRLGETCKCQWLASIRHYPAPWAELATENIILTVPADNIRHIENPEPLLTLWDQIMLAIAELAAAPAKFPRPERIVTDVQISAGWMHAGYPIMGHLDSVKEMVNVEHMRATGLWGPIHELGHNQQRAGWEFPPHTTEATCNLWSVYVHEKVLGIPRDKAHQALQPQCRKQRVTGYLEKGAQLKDWSVWTALETYLQLQEGFGWEPFILLFSDYQKMPNVPKDNPSKMNLWAEKFSRQVNKNLAPFFLAWGWPIKDEVSLKLASLPNWEENPMKLHGPGKK